A stretch of DNA from Desulfuromonadales bacterium:
ATTACGGGGAAAGCATCCTCCGCCGCTATGGGCCCTATCAGCAGTCGTTATGCAACAAATGCCACGGCAAGGATGCAACAACCCGCTGAGGATGGCTTCACGCCGGCTCCAGCCCCGCAAACTTGAGCAGGAGCTTCTTCACCCCGACGGTGTTGAAGTAGATCGTCACCTTCTGGTTGTCGCCGGCCCCTTCGAGGCGGCGGACGGTGCCGATACCGAATTTGGCGTGGCGTACCCGGCAGCCGAGGCGCAGGCCTTCTTCGGCGTCGGGGACGATGCGCACTTCCTCTTCGAAGGGAGATTCGTCCAGGTCGAAAGGGGTTGGGGCGAGCTGCTCGAAGACCGAGGCGAGATTGTGGACGGCGGGCTTGTGCAGGAGGGCGGGCTCGGGGGCCGCCAGCAGGCGGACGGGAACCTCGCCGAGGAAACGGCTGCGGGGATTGTACTGGTAGCTGCCGTAGACACGGCGGCGGCGGGCGTGAGTGAGGTAGAGTTTTTCCATGGCGCGGGTCATGCCGACGTAGCAGAGGCGGCGCTCCTCTTCGACCTCGTCGTCGGCGCCGGTGGTGCGGGAATGGGGGAAGAGGCCCTCTTCCATGCCGGTCATGAAGACGACGGGGAACTCCAGCCCCTTGGCGGCGTGCAGGGTCATCAGGGTGACGCGGTCGAGGCTCGGGTCGTAGGAGTCGAGATCGGTGATCAGGGCGACCTGCTCCAGGTAGTCCTGCAGGGTCCCCTCGCTGCCGCGGTGTTCTTCCATGCCGGCCAGCAGCTGCTCCAGGTTCTCCAGACGGCCCTTCGCCTCTTCGGTGCGCTCTTCGCGCAGCATCGGTCCGTAGCCGCTCGCTTCGATCAGCTCGGCGGTCAACTGCGGATAGGGAAGGCGCAGCAGCTGCTTGCGGAAGGATTCGAGCAGGGCGACGAACGCCTCCACCTTGGCCGCCGCCGCCCCCTTCAGGGCGCCCCGCGCCAGGGCCAGGGAGCAGGCGGCGTAGAAACCGCCGGCCTCCGCCTCGAAGGCGGCGATGCGCTCGACGGTGGAGGCGCCGATGCCGCGCGGCGGCACGTTGATGATGCGCCGGGCGGCGACGGAGTCGACCGGATTCACCAGCAGCCGCAGGTAGGCGAGGATGTCCTTGATCTCCAGGCGCGAGTAGAACTTGATGCCGCCGAACATGACGTAGGGGAGGTTGCGGCCGCGTAGCGCCTCTTCGATGGAGCGGGACTGGGCATTGGTGCGGTAGAAGACGGCGATGTCGCGCAGGTGGCGGCCAGCCCGCCGCAATGCCTCGATTTCGCTGCCGACAAAACGCGCCTCCTCCATGTCGTCAGGGAGGGCTTCGAGGCTGATGCGCTCGCCGGCCGGGTTCTCCGTCCAGAGGGTCTTCCCCTTGCGGCCGACGTTGCGGGCCACCACCTCGCCGGCGGCGGCGAGGATGGTCTGGGTGGAGCGGTAGTTCTGCTCGAGGCGGATGGCGACGCAGCCGGGGTAGTCGCGCTCGAAGCCGAGAATGTTGCCGATCTCGGCTCCCCGCCAGGCGTAGATCGACTGGTCGTCGTCGCCGACGACGCAGAGGTTGCGGTGGCGGGCGGCGAGCAGGTCGACGATCCGGTACTGCACCTGGTTGGTGTCCTGGAACTCGTCGACCAGGATGTGGCGGAAGCGCTGGCGATACTTCTCCAGAACGTCCGGGTGCGCTTCGAACAGGCGCACCGTCTGCAGCAGCAAATCGCCGAAATCGAGAGCGTTGGCCCGCTGGAGCCGCTCCTGGTAGAGGGCGTAGACCTTGGCGACCTGCCGGGCGTAAGGGTCGCCGCGGCCGAGGTCTTCGGGAAACTGGCCGCGGTTCTTGGCGTTGTCGATGGCGGCGGCCGCAGCGCGCGGCTTCATCTCTTTTTCGTCGATACCCAGCTCGGCGAGGACCTGCTTGAGCAGCCGCTCCTGGTCCTGGTCGTCGTAGATGGTGAAGTCGGAGGTGAAGCCGAGGGCGCCGATCTCCCGGCGCAGGATGCGCACGCAGGCGGCATGGAAGGTACTCACCCAGGGGAGTTCGCTCCCCTCCAGCAGCCGCTCCAGCCGCTCGCGCATCTCGGCGGCGGCCTTGTTGGTGAAGGTTACCGCCAGTATCTGCCAGGGCGCCACTCCCAGTTCGCGGATCAGCCAGGCGACCCGGTGGGTCAACGTGCGGGTCTTGCCCGAGCCGGCCCCGGCGAGAATCAGCAGCGGCCCGTCGCCGTGCTGCACCGCCTGGCGCTGCGAGGGGTTGAGCCCTTTGAGAAGATCGTTCATTGAAAATCCTAGAAGGTTTTTGAAGTCCCCCTTTGAAAAAGGGGGATTTAGGGGGATTTGCCTGTAGCCGGGAGAGAAATCCCCCCTCGCCCCCCTTTCTTAAAGGGGGGATTCTTCCTCAATCCGCCTCTTCCGTCAGCGTCCGCTCCATCAGCGCCCGGTTGTAGGCCGAGACCATATCGCGCCGGGAGATGATCCCCACCAGCTTCTTGCCGGTCTCCCGGTCGACCACCGGCAGCTGTTCGATGTTGCGGTAGCCGATCTTGCGCATGGCGGTGTCGAGGTCGTCGTCCTCGAACACGGTAATGACGTCGAGGGTGGCGAGTTCCTTGACCACCACCAGGTCCATCAGGTCGCGCTCGAAGACGACCCCCATGAAGTCCTGCACCGAGATGATGCCGGTCAGTTCGCCGTCCGGCCCGACCAGGGGGAAATTGGTGTGCCGGGTGTGGGCGATGAAGCGGGTGAACTCCCGCAGGGTCATCCCCTCGGGGATCGCCTCGGCGTCGCGCACCATCACCTCG
This window harbors:
- a CDS encoding UvrD-helicase domain-containing protein, producing MNDLLKGLNPSQRQAVQHGDGPLLILAGAGSGKTRTLTHRVAWLIRELGVAPWQILAVTFTNKAAAEMRERLERLLEGSELPWVSTFHAACVRILRREIGALGFTSDFTIYDDQDQERLLKQVLAELGIDEKEMKPRAAAAAIDNAKNRGQFPEDLGRGDPYARQVAKVYALYQERLQRANALDFGDLLLQTVRLFEAHPDVLEKYRQRFRHILVDEFQDTNQVQYRIVDLLAARHRNLCVVGDDDQSIYAWRGAEIGNILGFERDYPGCVAIRLEQNYRSTQTILAAAGEVVARNVGRKGKTLWTENPAGERISLEALPDDMEEARFVGSEIEALRRAGRHLRDIAVFYRTNAQSRSIEEALRGRNLPYVMFGGIKFYSRLEIKDILAYLRLLVNPVDSVAARRIINVPPRGIGASTVERIAAFEAEAGGFYAACSLALARGALKGAAAAKVEAFVALLESFRKQLLRLPYPQLTAELIEASGYGPMLREERTEEAKGRLENLEQLLAGMEEHRGSEGTLQDYLEQVALITDLDSYDPSLDRVTLMTLHAAKGLEFPVVFMTGMEEGLFPHSRTTGADDEVEEERRLCYVGMTRAMEKLYLTHARRRRVYGSYQYNPRSRFLGEVPVRLLAAPEPALLHKPAVHNLASVFEQLAPTPFDLDESPFEEEVRIVPDAEEGLRLGCRVRHAKFGIGTVRRLEGAGDNQKVTIYFNTVGVKKLLLKFAGLEPA